GCAGCTAATTCAGACCCCAGGTCATTTTAAGGTTTATGCTTTTCCTGAGGCAGCAGTGTCATTAAAAATgcccccttcttttttttctgtggagACAGTTTTGTGCAAAATAATGCTTGTTAGCGTTAAGATGACATTAATACAAAAATCTATTGTACATCAGtctaaaaatgtaatataacaATGCTGACATGCAAGACTTTACATCTGTGATCCCTCTGCAGGTATGAAGaaacacaaaagcagaaaaacacacgGTAATGATATATAATGAGACAAGCTCATTATATATGAGTGATCACATGACATGATGTGATCACATGACATGAGGTGGGAGGAAGAGTGTGGACAGCTACTGCAACACTGTCTCTTCCAGGTTTAAAATCTGATAGGCTGAACAAGTGAAGACCTAAAGTGACTCTTTGGGCATGCTCATAACTCacagcaacaataaaaacacagtaaaaggccacaagagggcactgaTTCATGTTAAACAGTTAGAAGGTGGACAGGATGAGTAAAAACCAACCTGAGAAGATACCTGTGCTTCTTTTACATTTGCATCAAGTACAGAAGAAGAGGGAGACAGGGGAAAATGACAAAGCAGTGCCACTTTTGTTACAGAATGATGTAATTGtctgattttctgttttcaggGACATTTCGGGGTGTTTGCAAGGACATTGATCACTTTCCTGACGATGCAGACTACGAGCAGGACGCTGCTGAATACTTACTGCGTGGGTATCAAATAATTGCATGAACTCTTAACAGCTGTGATGACAGTTTGAGGTATTTGCGTGGTGTCTTGATACCCTCGTTCTCCTGTCCTCTGCACAGGAGCGGTACGAGCCTCCAGCCTCTTCCCCATCCTCAGTGTGGGATTATTATTTCTTGGGGGTGTCTGCGTAGCTGCCAGCGAGTTCTACAAGTCACGCTATAATGTCATTCTCACTGCGGGTATACTCTTTGTCTCTGCAGGTCAGACACACAGAGTCGTTTCAGCAGCATGATTATTATTGTGACTCTTCATTCAGTCCCTTATTAATTCTGAAACACAGAATTAAAAGCTTTGGTCGGTGATGTTAGATTTTATGTATACCCCCTTTTTAAAGACTggtatttattatgtttttctACATTagtcttttttaatttcttttcttcagGTGTTTTAATGGTTGTACTTTCTCATTGTATGGAGGATCAAAAGGGCcgaaaataaataacaattgaATAACTCATTAATTCTATAATTAAATTCATCAAAAGTAACATTAACAccaaaaggaaataaaacaaataaaaaaaaaaaaacaataaaataaaataatggaaataactgaaaattcatttaaaggtaacaaaaatataaaaaataataagaaaatcaAATAGGAACAAGAATTGATatcatatttaattaattattgtattcattcagcatttttttaaccattGTTGTTATTTCTGGTGCATTTAactgatgtttttaattttttcaatttaACTTATTAAATTTATGTTTTCGCACTTTTAGTCCTCCACAGTTTGTAGCATGTCAGTCAACTgcaaaaattcctccacaaataaACATCTGAGTGACCCTCTTCATCTCTGTTAACACTACTGCAGGTCTCAGTAACATCATTGGCATCATTGTGTACATATCAGCCAACTCAGGTGACCCCAGCCAGAGCGACAACAAGAAGAGCTACTCCTACGGCTGGTCCTTTTATTTCGGAGCTCTGTCCTTTGTGCTGGCTGAGATGGTGGGCGTCCTGGCAGTGCATGTGTTCatagaaaaacacagacagctgcGCACCAAAGGCCGGCCTTCGCTCATGAAGCCGCCCATCTCTCGAAGCTCATCGTATTACCGCAACCGTTACTACCAGAACCGCAGCCGCCGATACAGTTACAGGAGCAACCACAGCGCAGGGGACCCGCACTCCTTCCGAGCATCGCTCAGCCGTGACCGGGAGCCGTCCATCTCCGCTGAATCTAAAGTCACCACCATGGCAGGTTTGCCAACACCAGTGTCAGTGGGCTCAGAGTTCATGCTCTACGCTTTAACCTCACCTCTCAAAAACAGTAAGATAGACATGGCTGTGGATCATTTAACAGCTGctcacaacaacacagagatgCTGCCTGGGAACTGCGCTTCCAACAGGAGGACCACACCTGTCTAAGAAGATAGTCCCTGTAAGGTTGAACTTTAGTGGGAGGAGAGTAAGCTTTCTCACATTCTTGCTATGGACAGAAGAAAGGCATTGTAGACAAGTGCAGGGCTGCATTAGCCtgccaaatatttttttctatgaACTCTTCAGTCACTCATATGTCAAGAAATAGTGAAAAACTGCCATTACAATCTCCCAGAGTCCGTCCAACAGTCCAACACCAGGATATAACTTGGGGTACAATCAGAAAGTCCAGTTACTCCAACCATTAAAACCAGAAACCATTTCTGGTTTAAATTTGGCCAATCTCCCCTTCAAAGTCTGCTCCTTCTGCAGCTCTGGAATTGAATGGGCGGTGGTTCAGAGGTTTGCACAGAAAAAGATCCTGGGTTTGAAACCACTGGCTGGGGCCTTtctctgtggagtttgcatgttgtcCCTGTGACTCACTGTGTCCAAGCATGAAGGCAATGCATCAGGTTATGATGATAGTTATTTCTTAAG
This sequence is a window from Oreochromis niloticus isolate F11D_XX linkage group LG6, O_niloticus_UMD_NMBU, whole genome shotgun sequence. Protein-coding genes within it:
- the cacng3a gene encoding voltage-dependent calcium channel gamma-3 subunit, translating into MRVFNRGVMMLLTTAGAFCAFSLMTIAVGTDYWLYSRGVCRSKTLSDNETVRKNEEVLTHSGLWRTCCTEGTFRGVCKDIDHFPDDADYEQDAAEYLLRAVRASSLFPILSVGLLFLGGVCVAASEFYKSRYNVILTAGILFVSAGLSNIIGIIVYISANSGDPSQSDNKKSYSYGWSFYFGALSFVLAEMVGVLAVHVFIEKHRQLRTKGRPSLMKPPISRSSSYYRNRYYQNRSRRYSYRSNHSAGDPHSFRASLSRDREPSISAESKVTTMAGLPTPVSVGSEFMLYALTSPLKNSKIDMAVDHLTAAHNNTEMLPGNCASNRRTTPV